A genomic region of Miscanthus floridulus cultivar M001 chromosome 3, ASM1932011v1, whole genome shotgun sequence contains the following coding sequences:
- the LOC136546665 gene encoding 3-dehydroquinate synthase, chloroplastic-like, producing the protein MAASASSLLAAAASSSCAAISPRLPRGAPAAASVPSPSRHSCYSLRASPARRHRSRFVASAAPTMQPPAESRVSTVVDVDLGDRSYPIYIGAGLLDEPDLLQRHVHGKRVLVVTNTTVAPLYLEKVTWALTHNNPNVSVESVILPDGEKYKDMDTLMKVFDKAVESRFDRRCTFVALGGGVIGDMCGFAAAAFLRGVNFIQIPTTLMAQVDSSVGGKTGINHPLGKNLIGAFYQPQCVLIDTDTLNTLPDRELASGIAEVVKYGLIRDAPFFEWQEKNMPKLLAREPNALAYVIKRSCENKAEVVAQDEKESGLRATLNLGHTFGHAIETGLGYGAWLHGEAVAAGTVMTADMSYRLGWIDESLKNRVVDILKQAKLPIAPPEVMTVEKFKNIMAVDKKVADGLLRLILLKGPLGCCVFTGDYDRNALDETLHAFRDN; encoded by the exons ATGGCGGCCTCCGCGTCCTCCCTCCTTGCAGCCGCCGCATCCTCATCCTGCGCGGCCATCTCTCCCCGGCTCCCTCGTGGAGCTCCGGCCGCCGCCTCCGTCCCCTCGCCGTCGCGTCACTCCTGCTATTCCCTCCGCGCTTCCCCTGCGAGGCGCCATCGGAGCCGCTTCGTAGCCAGCGCTGCTCCCACGATGCAGCCTCCGGCGGAGTCCAGGGTCTCCACGGTAGTCGATGTCGACCTCGGCGACCGTAGCTATCCGATCTACATCGGCGCAGGCCTTCTCGACGAACCGGACCTGCTGCAGAG GCATGTTCATGGTAAGAGGGTTCTGGTGGTGACCAACACGACCGTCGCGCCGCTTTACCTCGAGAAGGTGACATGGGCACTCACCCATAACAACCCGAATGTGTCAGTGGAGAGCGTGATCCTGCCCGACGGCGAAAAGTACAAAGATATG GACACGCTGATGAAGGTCTTTGACAAGGCAGTAGAGTCCCGGTTTGACCGCCGGTGCACATTTGTAGCACTGGGTGGTGGCGTCATTGGGGACATGTGTGGGTTTGCAGCTGCTGCATTCCTTCGCGGCGTCAATTTCATACAGATACCAACTACTCTGATGGCCCAG GTGGATTcatctgttggtgggaaaaccgGGATTAACCACCCACTAGGGAAGAACTTGATTGGGGCATTCTACCAGCCACAATGTGTTCTAATTGACACAGATACACTGAACACATTGCCTGACAGGGAGCTGGCTTCAGGCATCGCCGAGGTAGTAAAGTATGGGCTCATAAGGGATGCACCATTCTTTGAGTGGCAAGAGAAGAACATGCCGAAATTGTTAGCAAG AGAACCAAATGCTTTGGCCTATGTTATCAAGAGATCATGTGAAAACAAAGCTGAGGTGGTTGCACAAGATGAGAAGGAAAGTGGTCTACGAGCAACACTAAACCTGGGTCACACATTTGGCCAT GCTATCGAGACTGGGCTTGGATATGGAGCATGGCTCCATGGGGAGGCTGTCGCAGCTGGAACA GTTATGACAGCTGATATGTCTTACCGCCTGGGGTGGATAGATGAGTCCCTAAAAAATCGTGTGGTTGACATACTAAAGCAAGCCAAGCTTCCCATTGCACCTCCAGAGGTCATGACCGTGGAGAAGTTTAAAAACATCATGGCT GTTGACAAGAAGGTAGCTGATGGTCTGTTGAGACTCATCCTTCTGAAAGGACCACTAGGGTGCTGTGTCTTTACGGGGGATTATGACCGGAATGCACTCGATGAAACCCTTCATGCATTCCGCGACAACTGA
- the LOC136546664 gene encoding uncharacterized protein produces the protein MACKPYYNTNSCTGRHATNTPSFPRPPAPPQPPLLPLPPQYSFQPVSRPAPRAKKPRRYDAAPGASAPIAVAEPSKKRVAPATATGLDEELLEWTETAADSLYSVSPPPSSVPMPTSLLLTVTAARTKAPTACAVEVVAGAGSSGVDVGATDELRRILRL, from the coding sequence ATGGcatgcaagccgtactacaacaCCAACAGCTGCACCGGCCGCCACGCTACGAACACGCCGTCATTTCCACGACCGCCGGCGCCACCCCAGCCGCCGctcctgccgctgccgccgcagtACTCCTTCCAGCCAGTGAGCCGGCCGGCCCCGCGTGCCAAGAAGCCACGCCGCTACGACGCCGCGCCAGGGGCCTCGGCGCCGATCGCCGTCGCTGAACCGTCCAAGAAGAGGGtggcgccggcgacggcgacTGGACTGGATGAGGAGTTACTGGAGTGGACGGAGACGGCGGCGGACTCGCTGTACTCTGTGTCCCCACCGCCGAGCAGCGTGCCGATGCCTACGTCTCTGTTGCTCACAGTCACGGCGGCGAGGACGAAGGCGCCCACAGCCTGCGCCGTGGAAGTGGTGGCCGGCGCCGGCAGCAGCGGCGTGGATGTCGGCGCCACCGACGAGCTCCGACGGATCCTCAGGCTTTAG